The nucleotide window TCGCCTGCCAACCGAGAGCGATCGCTGCCGAAAAAATATTGGGACGCTTTAGCCGATCTGCCGTTGCCGGATTTCTCGCAGACGCGCGATTTGCCAGAATGGGGCGATATCTTTTCAGAATTTTGCGTGTTCGTGCGCCCCAGCAATGCCGAAGAAGAAAATGCCTTCGTCCAGCGCGTGCGGGAATTTCTCACCGTCCATTGCCAGATTGCCACCAGCACAGAGCCTCTAACCTCACATCTGGAGATTGCCAATGTGATGGCAGGGCATCAATATTACTGCACTAAACAGCAGCAAAACGATAAAACTCGGCGAGTTCTGGAAAAATCCTTTGGGCCAGAATGGACAGAACGCTACATGACTACCATGCTGTTCGATTATGTCGCTGCGTGAAGCTCACCAGTGTAGAATCTTGGTAATTTGCTCGGGTAGCTCTAATGCATTAAATGGCTTAGTAATCACGCCACTAACGCCTAAGTCTTGAAATTGCCGCTTCTCGGATGTCTGAGCCTTAGCCGTGAGAAAGATCACGGGAATTTGCTCTGTGACCGGGTCGGATTGCAATATCTTAAACGTAGCAATGCCATCCATATCAGGCATCATCACATCCAACAAAATCACATCAGGTCGTTCAGTTTGAGCAGTTTGAATACCCTGAGGTCCAGAACTAGCTACCAGTACATCCCAGCCTGCTGCCATGCGAATGCCAAATTGCACGACTGTTTGAATGCTTTCTTCGTCGTCAATAATTAAAACTCGCTTGCTAGACATGCAAATATGCCTCTTAATGGGTCAACCTGGCAACGTAAACGAGAAAGTACTGCCTTTGCCAAGAGTACTTTCTGCCCAGATTTTACCCTCATGTTGCTCGATAATTTTGCGACAGATCGCAAGCCCTAGCCCAGTTCCGCCTTTCTTGCGCGAATCGGACGAGTCAACCTGATAGAACCGTTCAAAAATGCTTTCGAGTTTATCGGCAGGAATACCCTGTCCCCGATCGCGAACGCGGAATAAAACTTCTGAAGATGACAGCGACTCCACCGTCAACCAGACCTTACCGCTAGGCAATGAAAACTTGATCGCATTACTGATGAGATTTGTGAGTGCTTGCACGATA belongs to Pseudanabaena sp. PCC 6802 and includes:
- a CDS encoding phycocyanobilin:ferredoxin oxidoreductase, whose translation is MNHSTQTSLRSQQHPLIHKLADCIEGIWQEYLDLSPYQVPEDLGYIEGALEGERLTIENRCYQTPQFRKLHLELAQVGTALDILHCVMFPNPAYAIPIFGADLVGGRGGISAAIADLSPANRERSLPKKYWDALADLPLPDFSQTRDLPEWGDIFSEFCVFVRPSNAEEENAFVQRVREFLTVHCQIATSTEPLTSHLEIANVMAGHQYYCTKQQQNDKTRRVLEKSFGPEWTERYMTTMLFDYVAA
- a CDS encoding response regulator, with the translated sequence MSSKRVLIIDDEESIQTVVQFGIRMAAGWDVLVASSGPQGIQTAQTERPDVILLDVMMPDMDGIATFKILQSDPVTEQIPVIFLTAKAQTSEKRQFQDLGVSGVITKPFNALELPEQITKILHW
- a CDS encoding sensor histidine kinase: EKQICSAADLIIQATEAMQPMAQQHGITLIAQPESIEICVDPDYIVQALTNLISNAIKFSLPSGKVWLTVESLSSSEVLFRVRDRGQGIPADKLESIFERFYQVDSSDSRKKGGTGLGLAICRKIIEQHEGKIWAESTLGKGSTFSFTLPG